The genomic segment TCGCGCGAGGCGAGGGTCTGGGCCAGCAGCAGGCGGCCCACGGTCAAATCGGGATTCAGCTCGAGCGCGCGGCGGAACGAGGGGATCGCCTCGTCGAAGAGCGACGACTGGTACAGGGCGATGCCGAGGTTCAGGTGGAAGGCCGGCGAGTCGGGGTTCAGGGCGATCGCCGCGCGGAAGTGGTCGGCGGCCGCGGCGGCGTCGCCCCGGCGCAGGGCCACGATGCCGGTCTGGAAGGGCACGTTCGCGTCCGTCGGATCCAGGGCGGCGGCGCGCGCGAGGGCGGCCGCGGCGTCGTCGAAGCGCTTCTGTCCCGCCAGCCAGTCGGCGAGCGCCGTGTAGTCGTCGACCGCCCAGGCGAAGGCGGAGGGCCGGGTCGCCATCTCCGCCATCATGGCGGCCGCGGCGGCGCGCGCCTCGTCGTCGCCGCGCAGGGCGGCGCGCACGTAGAGGAACTTCGCATCCGGGCGTTCGGGGGCCAGCGCGAGGGCGGCGGCGGCGCTCGCGGCGGCCTGGGCGTAGTTGCGCAGCTCCAGGCAGCAGGCGGCCACGCCCAGGTGCGCCTCGACGTCGCCCGGATCGAGCATCGCGCAGCGCAGGTAGGTGCGGGCGGCCTGCTCGTAGCGCTTGGCCGCGCGCAGCAGGTCGGCGAGGTCGCGCAGCGCGGGCGTGTACGTGGAGTCGATCGCCACCGCGCGCAGGTAGCTGTCGCGCGCCTCGTCGTAGCGCCCGACCTTGCGGTAGAGGCCGCCGAGGCCGCTCAACATCGGCGCCGTGGGCGTCATGCCCGGCGAGTTCAGCGCCTGCTCGAAGGCGTCGATGGCCAGGGCCGGCGAACCGCCGCGCTCGTAGATCTCGCCGACCAGGGCGCCGTACTGCGGGTCGCCGGGATTCAGGTGCAGCGCCCGCAGCGCCGACAGCTCTGCCGCGGGCAGGTCGCCCCGTCCCGACTGCAGCAGCGCGAGGCCGTGGTGGTACAGGTCCTCGCCCTCGCCCACGCCCTGGCGGCCCTTGCCGCGCGCCAGCTCCTTATCCGCCTCGTCCCACAGCTGCTGCGCCAGGAGCAGGCGCGCGCGGCCGTAATGAGCCTCCCACAGCTTGGGCTCGGCGACGAGCGCGGCGTCGAACTCCGCGGCGGCCTCGCGGTCGCGGCCGGCGCGCAGCAGGACCAGGCCCAGGCGGGCGCGGACCTCGGCCTGGTCGCCGCCGGACTCGAGCGCGCGGCGGTAGTCGGTTTCCGCCTCGGAGTAGCGCCCCTCCAGGTCGGCGATCCGGCCCAGGCCGAACAGGGCCCGCGGCACCTGGTGGCCGTGGGCGATGGCCTCTTCGAAGTGGCCGCGCGCCTCCTGGAGGCGGCCCGCCTCGAGCGACTTCAAACCCTTGCGCAGCGGGTCGGTGTCCATGGTGTAGGGGGAGCGTTCGGCGGCGGCGAGGTTGGTCCAAGCCACGGCCAGCAGCAGGGTCGCGATCGGCAGCAGTCGGTGCAGGAGCCGGGATCGGAACACGTCGCTACTCCTTGGACGCGGGAACTCAGTCGCCGACCGGATGACGGGTCAGCACGATGTCCCTCAACACGCGACTGTCGGGCAAGTATCCCGCCCGCTCGACCTGGCGCTGCGCGCGGCCGCCGGCGAGGTGGGTCAGGAACTTGCCGGCCTCGATGCCGCCCGTCGCCCGGCAGGCCGCGTACAGCCGGTGCCGCAGCGGGTAGCGCCCCGCGGCGAGATTCCCGGGCGTCGGGGCCACGGGCGCGGGTTCCCCGTCCACGACCAGCGACGCCGCACGCACGCCCGCGGCGGCGAGGTCGGCCGGCAGGGTCAGCGTCGAGGCCAGGCCCATCGCGCCGCCGCCTTCGCGGGCGGCGGCCAGGACGGCGCCTGCATCGGCGAGCAACACGACGCGCGACGACGCCGGGGGTTGCGCCTCGCCCCGGAACGACTGCCAGAGGCCGTCGTTGGGGTCCGGAACATACAGCGGCGACGTCAGCGTGGAGGGGCCGCCCGCCAGCATCGCGTCCAGATCCGGCAGGGAGATCGCGGCCGTGTCGCCGGACTGGGGCGACAGCAGGACGATCCCGCCCATGGCCACCGGCACCACGATCGCCGTGTCGCCGTCGGCGGCCCGGAACAGCCGCATCTCGTCGGCGTCGGGCTTCCTGTACAGGAAGGCCACGTCGGCCCGGCCGTTGATCAGGTCCTGAAGGGCCTGGTTGGTGCCGCCGCCGCGGACGGTCAGTTCAAGGTCAGGGTAGTCCAGTCGGTACTTCCCGACCAGGACGTCCACCAGCTCCGGCGCGAGGTCGCGGCCCGCGATCACCAGCGTGGGGTGGGCGTGGTCGGTCTTCAGCGCGCCGACGATCCGGCGCCAACCAACGCCGCCCTTGACCAGGGCGAGGGTCGCGATGACCGCGACGTAGACCGCCAGCCGGACCAGGAGCCAGGTTCTGCGGCGGGACGCCATCGAGCCTCGTTTTCGGTTGCGCTCGTCCCTCGACGGCCTGTAGTCTCGGGGCGACCCGCGTCAGCGGGCCGACGGCCCCCGCACCGATCCTCAGGGCCAGGAGTTGGATCATGAACGCGTTGCGCCACGAACCTCGCGCCGCCCTGCTGGCCGCGGGCTTCATCCTGCTCGGCGGGCTCGTCGCCGGTTGCCAGCACCGTGCCGGGACGACGGGAGCCCGGGTTGGGATCGAGGACGCGTCTTCTTTTGGCTCGGCCCATGAAACCGCTTTCATGGACACCCTGCAAGAACGGACTTTCCATTATTTCTGGGACCTGTGCAACCCCCAAACCGGACTGGCCCCCGACCGCGCCCCGACGCCCTCCTTCGCGAGTTCAGCCGCAACCGGCTTTGCCTTAACGGCTTACCCCATCGGAGCCGAGCGCGGTTACGTGACCCGCGCCGCCGCCGCTTCCCGGGCCCGGACCACCCTGCGCTTCCTGTGGACCGCCCCCCAGGACACCTCGGAGTCCGGAGCCGCCGGCTATCGCGGTTTCTTCTACCACTTCCTGGATCCCGAGACCGGCACCCGCTTCGCCGACGTCGAACTGTCCACCGTGGACACCGCCCTGCTGATGGCCGGCGCCCTCTGCTGCCAGTCCTACTTCGACCGCGCGGACCCGGACGAGGCGCAGATCCGGGCCTTGGCCGACTCCCTCTACGCCCGTGTCGACTGGCAGTGGGCCCAGATCCGGCCGCCGACCATCGGCCACGGCTGGACGCCCGAGGGCGGACACCTGCCCTACGACTGGCGCGGCTACAGCGAGGGCATGATCCTCTACGTGCTGGCCATCGGCTCGCCGACGCACCCGGTCGCTCCCGAAGCCTGGTCCGCTTGGACCGCCGGCTACGTCTGGGGCGAGTTCCAGGGCCAGGAACACCTGGGCTTCGGCCCGCTCTTCGGCCACCAGTACACCCACTGCTGGATCGACCTGCGCGGGATCAGCGACGCGTACATGCGGGAACGCGGCACCGACTACTTCGAGAACTCGCGCCGGGCGACGCTGGCCCAGCATGCCTACGCGCTGGCCAACCCCGGCGGCTGGCGCGGTTACGGCGAGCGCCTCTGGGGCCTGACCGCCTGCGACGGGCCGGTCCACGGTCAGTACGTCATCGAGGGCCGTGCGCGGAGCTTCGAAACCTACTGGGCGCGGGGGGCTTCGTT from the bacterium genome contains:
- a CDS encoding tetratricopeptide repeat protein, coding for MFRSRLLHRLLPIATLLLAVAWTNLAAAERSPYTMDTDPLRKGLKSLEAGRLQEARGHFEEAIAHGHQVPRALFGLGRIADLEGRYSEAETDYRRALESGGDQAEVRARLGLVLLRAGRDREAAAEFDAALVAEPKLWEAHYGRARLLLAQQLWDEADKELARGKGRQGVGEGEDLYHHGLALLQSGRGDLPAAELSALRALHLNPGDPQYGALVGEIYERGGSPALAIDAFEQALNSPGMTPTAPMLSGLGGLYRKVGRYDEARDSYLRAVAIDSTYTPALRDLADLLRAAKRYEQAARTYLRCAMLDPGDVEAHLGVAACCLELRNYAQAAASAAAALALAPERPDAKFLYVRAALRGDDEARAAAAAMMAEMATRPSAFAWAVDDYTALADWLAGQKRFDDAAAALARAAALDPTDANVPFQTGIVALRRGDAAAAADHFRAAIALNPDSPAFHLNLGIALYQSSLFDEAIPSFRRALELNPDLTVGRLLLAQTLASRDDVAGAEAEYRRVLAAEPQNAKAQRGLGFCLLRRADYAGAAAAYRAATEADPDNADGWAGLGSSELGRERLDAAEAAFGRARRLDPDNAMLKKGAAILDQARNQASGR
- a CDS encoding substrate-binding domain-containing protein is translated as MASRRRTWLLVRLAVYVAVIATLALVKGGVGWRRIVGALKTDHAHPTLVIAGRDLAPELVDVLVGKYRLDYPDLELTVRGGGTNQALQDLINGRADVAFLYRKPDADEMRLFRAADGDTAIVVPVAMGGIVLLSPQSGDTAAISLPDLDAMLAGGPSTLTSPLYVPDPNDGLWQSFRGEAQPPASSRVVLLADAGAVLAAAREGGGAMGLASTLTLPADLAAAGVRAASLVVDGEPAPVAPTPGNLAAGRYPLRHRLYAACRATGGIEAGKFLTHLAGGRAQRQVERAGYLPDSRVLRDIVLTRHPVGD
- a CDS encoding glucoamylase family protein; amino-acid sequence: MTRAAAASRARTTLRFLWTAPQDTSESGAAGYRGFFYHFLDPETGTRFADVELSTVDTALLMAGALCCQSYFDRADPDEAQIRALADSLYARVDWQWAQIRPPTIGHGWTPEGGHLPYDWRGYSEGMILYVLAIGSPTHPVAPEAWSAWTAGYVWGEFQGQEHLGFGPLFGHQYTHCWIDLRGISDAYMRERGTDYFENSRRATLAQHAYALANPGGWRGYGERLWGLTACDGPVHGQYVIEGRARSFETYWARGASFTGTNDDGTICPAAAAASLPFAPELVLPTLLAMRADHGDLLFGPYGFRDALNPTFDLRERVQHGRVVPGRGWY